In Desulfosporosinus youngiae DSM 17734, the genomic stretch CGTCCACGTGATAAACAGGTTCAGGCTCCCTGGTCAACTGTTTCACCAGTTTTTCCAGGTCGATGCCGGACACACTTTTCAGCATTTCCGGAGCAGTTGCCATGAGCGAGGTAACATAATTGCTCACCCTGGCAGCTCCTTCCCCGTTGCCGGTGTCTACAACCGTTAGCTTATCTATGGATTTCAAGGGGTCGGCAATCTTTCCGGCAAGTTCAGGCAGCATTTTGACAATGATGTCCAGTACAGCCGCCTGCCCGAATTTTTCGAAAGCCTCGGCCAGTTTCTCCTTGGCCTCCGCTTCAGCTAAACCTTTAAGCCTTACAACCTCAGCCTCGGCAGTCCCTTTGGCCTTTTCAGCCTCCGCGATAGCCAGACCTTCAAGACGTTTTTGTTCGGCGTTGGCCTTGGCTTCAGCCTCAATCCTATATTTGAGGGCATCAGCTTCCCGCATTCGTTTAGCTTTATCAGCTTCGGCAGCCTGTTCAACGGCATACCTGTCAGCGTCCGCTTTTTTCTTAACTTCAGCGTCATACTGTTTCTCGCGGCGCAATATTTCTTTTCCTTCAATTTCTATTTCTTTTTCTTTCCTGACGAGAGAAACTTTCATTTGCTCTTCAGTAACCTGCTGCTGCGAACGCGCCTCTTGAATATGGTAGGCTTGGTCAGCCTCAGCCTTAGCGGTATCCTGATCCTTTTTATAGGAGGCCACTTTAAGTTCCTTTTCCTTGGTTGCCTCGGCGATGCTTGTATCTCTGAGCAGCTCAGCTTTCTGACCCTCTTCAGCAGCTTTAGCTTTTTGAATCCGGGCATCACGAACAGCTTCCGCTTCGGCAACTTCAGCATCCCTCTTTACAGCTGCGATCCTCGGTTTACCGAGAGCTTCAAGATAGCCGTTTTTGTCGCGGATATCTTTGATCGTAAAGGATACGATTTGCAAGCCCATTTTCTTCAAGTCCTTGGCCGCAACTCCCTGAACCTCCTGAGCGAATTTATCCCTGTTGCGGTAGACTTCCTCAACGGTCATCATCCCCAGGATTGCCCGCAGGTGTCCCTCAAGAACTTCCTGAGCTTCCAACCGCAGGGCATCGGTAGGTTTGCTCAGAAATTGCTCAGCCGCTGTTGCCACATCTTCGACGGAACCGCCGATTTTGATGATTGCCACCCCGTCCGCCATTACCGGAACACCTTGTTCCGTATATACTTCCGGCGTGGTCACATCAAGTTTGTGTGATAGTAACGATACAAATTCCGCTTGCTGAAAAATCGGCAGGATGAAGGCACCTCCGCCGCGAATGATTTTAATCTTACGGCCTGATTCGTCAGTATGAACATTCTTGCCGCCCAGGTAGGATCCGGTGACAATCATGGCCTTATCCGGTCCTACCGTCTTATACCTGGCCCAAAAAGCCAAGCCAAGAACAATGATGACTCCCAGCACTGTCATAGGAATCACCATGACATCCATTACTAAATTACCCATTAATAGTTCCCCTCCTTATAATTCATAACGGAAAACATAGAGTACGCCGTCTCTTGTTTCCCCAACCACGACCTTTACCCCAGCCGGAATCTCTGCCTGCTCAAGAGTCGCGGCAATCTGATTTGTGTTGCTGGCTCCAACTTTAAGGAGCACCTCTCCATAACCTCCAACCGGAATTGGAACCGTAACCTCACCGATTTTGCCGACTAGATCTTTAATTGAAAAACCGGAGGAATTCTCACTGTTTTTCATAGGTTTCACATACGAAAAATAAACCAATATTGAAACTGCTGCGGAAATCATTACCGAAATCATGGCTACCGGGATAGGTTCCAGAAATGTATATTGATTAAGCATTATCCCGGAGCCTCCAAAGACGGTGATTCCTCCAACCAGAATCATTGGCTGCAGAAAGTCAAGATGATCCATGGAGAGGGAGTCGAAGAATCCGCCGAATATATCTCCTAAGATATCCCCGAATACGACGGTAACCACAGCAAAAAGCACTCCGCCAATTAAACATGTCCAGTAAAACTCAAGCACGACCAGCTCCCTCCTCCGAACTATCTATTCTGCCGGCCAGCCAGCGTTACTCTTTGCTAAACATAAGGCCCTCCTTTAGGGCAGCTAATTCCTTTTCTATGTCATTTTCATGATTCAATGATTCCAGTTCCTGATCAAGGCTTCTGCTCTTCAAGCCCCCGGCCACCTGAGCCTCGGCTTCCATACGCAGTACTTTATCTTCCATTCTGTCAAAATTCTGCCGGGTACTGTCCTTGCCAAATCCGCTCACAGCTCCGTAGATTTCTTTTTGTGCTTTGGCAGACTGTACTCTTGCTATCAGAGTATCCCGTTTCAGACGTAATTTGTCGTATTCAATCTTCATTTCTTTCAACTCTGATTTAAGCTGTTCGGCCATCGCCTGGCCGTTCTCGTACTGAAGACGATAGTTCTCAGCCTTGGCCTTATTTACGTTCTTGTCTTCTAAAGCTTTACGGGCTAAGTCTTCACGTTCCTTTTTCAAGGCTTCAACAGCTTGAGCCTCACGTTTCTCAACCATAGCCAGGGCGTCATCCAATTGGGCCTTGAATTTCCAAGTCACAGCCAGCTGTCTTGCTACAGAGCCCTCAGCATCGGAGATATCCTCTTCCATATCCCGCAGGTATTGATCAAGCATCTTCTCCGGGTCCTCTGCCTTATCTAACAGTGAGTTAAGATTAGCCCTGATATTGTCGCTGAACCTCTTAAATAAACCCATAAACAGACTCTCCTCCTTTACTAAATTAAGCTATAACAGTAAGTATTAGTTGCCTACTGTTCAGAAACCATTATTTGAAGAACCATGGTTTATGATCGAAAATAGGGTGCGTTTAACCACATGGATCTGCCGGCATAAAGAACTATGCCTTTCAAAATACTCACCGCATCCTCGAACTAGACCTTTTAGGCGGAGGTAAACTCTGTAATTAAACTATTTACTCCTTAAATACAAGATAATTCCTTCCTTGTTAAATAGTTTCCACGTTAAACCTACATTTCCTGCCAAGAATCGAAAATAAAAATCCTGAATAGAAAAATAAGACCGTTTTATAACGATCTTACCCATTCATGCACATCATATACCCAAATTTTTGGCTTTACGAGTCAATCTATCGAATGGCTCTTTGATTTAACCTTATAACGACTCCCAGGTCCTCTAAACCGATGATCGGTTGTTTTGTCCTGAGTATTGATTAATACATCCTCAATCTCAATTTCAGCATAGTCTCCCTCGGGGGTTTTAATACACTGGCAGCAGCTATCACATTGTTTAGCCGGATCTAAATCACAAACATCACATTCACCGCATTCAGTACAGACACGCTCCTCTAAAACACAGGGCTCTCCAAAGTTATTCAATCTTAAAATCCTCCATCAGATAATTCCTGAGTAAATTCAGGCAGGCTAAAAAATTCCCGGACTTAAAATAAGGGACCTGGGGTCTTTGACCAAACCTTTCAGAGCTGCTTCCGAACGCTGCTCAGCCCAAGCGTTATCCAGCAATTTAATAGTGTCTCCGTAGCGCTGCTTGCTTCCCAATAAGACTAACAATAGATCCCCGTCAGGCCGTGAGACATAAGAAACAAGACACTGTCCTGCTTCGGTTGTCGTCCCCGTTTTTAAGCCCCGGTCTCCCGGATAAGCAGTGAGAAGACGATTAGTATTATACAGATCAGCTTCACGCAGCATCCCTTGGGCATCCTTCCATTGGACATGAGCGCTGGCTAATTTCACATACTCCATCAGTTCCTCATTCTTGAGAAATTGAACAGCAATCTTACTCAGATCATTGGCCGTAGTGTATTGATCAAGGTCGGGCATTCCATGGGGAGTTGTAAAATTTGTAGTTTGGCACCCCAGAGCAGCGGCATATTCGTTCATTTTCTGAGCAAACGCCGGAATTGAACCACTGATTTTTACTGCCAAAGCGGCTGCGGCATCATTGGAACTGTTGACATATAGGGCGGTAAATAACTCATGGACTGATATTTTATCCCCTGGTCTCAGTCCGAGGCGAGACCCTTCGACATTTACCTCCGAACCAACTTGGATGATATCCGTCTTCTTCAAGGTCTCTGAGGCTATAAGTCCCGTGATGAGTTTTAAGGTACTGGCAGGGGCGCGCTGAATATCAGCATTATGAGATTGCAGGATTTCATTGGTTTGAGGGCTGATCATTACATAGCTTAGATCTTGGGTTGAAAGTGTTGAAAGATTTACCTGGGAAGAGTCTGATTTTGATGATTCGGGTTTTGTTTCAGCAATGGCTGATTTTAAAAGAAAGCTGGTGTCTGCTGTGCTCAAATAGCGAAATCCTGCCAGCAATAGAATAACCGTCATCATTAACATTGTTATTCTCATAGTTTTAGATTTCGCCCTTGAAAAATCTTGGTTTGGTTTTTTCACGATAATCCCTCTTTTGCGACAAGTAAACAACGACATTATAACCCAATTTCATCAATCCAGGCAAGTTTCCCCCCACATTTGCCAAACCGTTAAAAACGGATAGGGATTAATCCATTGCCCGTTGGGCAGTTCAATACCAAGATGAAGATGATCAGGAGTTGTCAGAGCATCACCGGTATGTCCCATTCCTCCTATAAATTCTCCCGCTTCAATTCGTTTACCTTTAACAAGTTCCGGCGCGATGTATTGCAGGTGAGCATAATAATAATAATTTCCATCGTCTCCACGAACCCCGACACGTTCACCCCCTAATCGGTTCCAGCCCAGTTGTTCGATAATACCTCCGCAGATATTAATGATAGGGGTACCTTCTTTGCCGAAAATATCCGTTCCTTCATGTCTTCGGGCCCCGCCTTCCCGATCTGCCCCAAAACTATCGTCATACCAAAATTTCCCTGAGACTGGGAAGTGATAGATGTTTGGTTGAAAATAGGTAAACTTTTTTAGAATATCATGACGGCGCAGCAAGACTTTAACCGTACCCTTCGGCAATAAACCCCACTCCAGCTTTGAGAAAGCAACATTGTCTTTCAGCTGTTTGACAAGGGCTTGAGCCTCATTATCTGAGAGTGTGGAACGAATTGCCAACAGATCCTCATAAGGGATTGAAGAAGTGCCTTTTTCCTCTATACATTGTTTGACCAGGGTTGGAGTTATTGAATTAAGATAGGGATAGACATCTGGAGCTATGTTTGGCGGGCGGTGAAGAACCTGCCATAAAATTACCCCCAATAATATGAGCAGGCTAAGCTGAACGAAGCTTAAAAGACGTTTCATAGGAATTTTCATGGTTTTCTCCTCTCTCACTTAAAGAAATAACCACTTTTCACGAACATTTGTTTGCACTTTGAGGCAATGGGTGGTACAATATTCCTGAAAAGATGGGGGGTTGTTCTATGTACCCGGATTTATCACAGCGGCAAACAAAGATTTTGGAATTTATAAAAGCTCAAATACGAAAAAAGGGATATCCTCCTGCCGTTCGGGAAATTGGCGAAGCTGTCGGGTTGCTGTCCAGCTCTACTGTGCATGGCCACCTCCAGACGCTGGAAGACAAAGGATATATCCGACGGGATCCCACGAAGCCAAGAGCTATCGAGATCTTAGATAGTTCCAGTGAAACACCCGAAATTCAGAAAGTTGTTCAGGTCCCTATCGTAGGGCATGTTACTGCCGGCCAGCCTATTACGGCAATCGAGAACATCGAGGGTTCCTTTCCCCTTTCGGCTGATTTTGTCCGCCAGGACAACATGTTCATGCTTCGTGTGCAAGGAGAGAGTATGATTGAAGCCGGAATTTTAGATGGAGATTATATCATAGTCCGTCAGCAGAACGAGGCTCGAAACGGTGAAATTGTTGTCGCCTTAATTGGTGATGAAGCTACCGTCAAACGTTTTTTTAAAGAAAGAACACTTATTCGGCTTCAGCCGGAGAATTCGGCTATGGAACCAATTTACTCTCAAGATGTTTCAATCTTAGGCAAGGTTGTCGGTGTTTTCCGCACACTCTAATACCTTAGGTCTGCTTATTAACAAAGATATGCACTGGAAGAACAAGTTAAGATTATAATTAATCTGTTCGAGAAAAAAGAATTGCGCTAAAAAGCCGGTGTGCCTTTTTTAAAAAGGCACACCGGCTTTTAGCCTGAACTTAACCGAGTGAAATCTTGCAATTCTGTTTGTCCTGAAAACGTTCCAAACCCAGCGATATTAAACGGTCAATCAATTCCTTATAGGGAATCCCTGTGGCTTCCCACATCTTAGGATACATTGAGATTTCCGTAAAACCAGGTAAGGTATTAATCTCATTAAGGATAATCTCATTTTCTGCGGTTACAAAAAAGTCAACCCGGCTCAAGCCATTAGCTTCCACAGCCTGAAAGGCTTCAACAGCCATAACCTGTAGTTTTTTTACAACCGATTCATCCAAAACCGCTGGAATCAAAAGACTTGAGCCGATATCCGAATACTTTGCTTCATAGGTATAGAACTCTTCTGCCGGTAAGATTTCTCCGGGGACAGATGCCATAGGTGTGTCATTTCCCAGCACGGAAAGTTCGATTTCGCGGCCGATGATGGTTTCTTCTATGACAAGTTTACGATCAAAGACGGACGCCGTCTTCAGGGCGTCTAACAGCTCTTCACGATGGTGAGCTTTGGATATACCCACACTAGACCCCAGGTTAGCAGGCTTCACAAAGCAGGGATAACCGATCGTTTCTTCAATCCGATTAAGACATGTCTCCATACTGCCAAGGACTTCTGAGCGCAGGAGAGTAACATAACGAGCCAAAGGCAGATGTTTCTCCAAAAAGACCGCTTTCATCCGATCTTTATCCATACCAAGTGAGGAACCTAATACTCCTGATCCAACATAAGGAGCATTGGCCATCTCTAATAATCCCTGGAGAGTGCCGTCTTCTCCATAAGGACCATGAAGAACGGGAAAAATAATATCAAAGGTTCCCTGGTTGGGAAGAGAATGTCCGTCCAGGGAGATAAAATGCGGGTTTGTAGGGTCGATAACCAGAGTTACCTGAATAGCCTCATCAGGCTTAGGGAACCCATTCTTAATAAGCTCCTCCGGTAAAACCCCCCAAAACCACTGTCCCTGTTTACTGATTCCGATGGTTTCTACATTGTAACGGTTTCGGTCTATTGCTTTGTAAATCGAGTGTGCTGAATTCAAGGAAACCTCATGTTCACCTGAGCGACCGCCAAAGAGAAGAACCACTTTTAGTTTATGATCATCCACACTGCCCCACCCTCTCAATTAAGTAATGATAGTAATTTGTATGTGCGTCATTGATAAAGTATATGCTTAAAAAAGCAAAAAGCTCCCGCCTAACGGGCAAGAGCTCCGATTTGATCAATCGGCCAATAACGGAAAAGAGTTCTTCCTGTAATATTTTCCACGGGCAGGAATCCCCATTCTCTGGAATCGGCACTGTTGTTGCGATTATCACCCATGACAAATACATAATCGTTGGGAACAACCGTCATGCTGAAATCGTTCATGGTTGTTTCAAACAGATAAGGTTCATACAGAGGCTGGCCGTTTACATAGGTTTTATTATTTTTTATTTCAACTGTATCCCCGGCTAAGCCCACGACACGTTTAATATAGTCATCTGTCGCATGAGCACTGGGCGGCGGATGAA encodes the following:
- a CDS encoding flotillin family protein; its protein translation is MGNLVMDVMVIPMTVLGVIIVLGLAFWARYKTVGPDKAMIVTGSYLGGKNVHTDESGRKIKIIRGGGAFILPIFQQAEFVSLLSHKLDVTTPEVYTEQGVPVMADGVAIIKIGGSVEDVATAAEQFLSKPTDALRLEAQEVLEGHLRAILGMMTVEEVYRNRDKFAQEVQGVAAKDLKKMGLQIVSFTIKDIRDKNGYLEALGKPRIAAVKRDAEVAEAEAVRDARIQKAKAAEEGQKAELLRDTSIAEATKEKELKVASYKKDQDTAKAEADQAYHIQEARSQQQVTEEQMKVSLVRKEKEIEIEGKEILRREKQYDAEVKKKADADRYAVEQAAEADKAKRMREADALKYRIEAEAKANAEQKRLEGLAIAEAEKAKGTAEAEVVRLKGLAEAEAKEKLAEAFEKFGQAAVLDIIVKMLPELAGKIADPLKSIDKLTVVDTGNGEGAARVSNYVTSLMATAPEMLKSVSGIDLEKLVKQLTREPEPVYHVDEQAADKNQESIS
- a CDS encoding membrane protease regulator, whose protein sequence is MLEFYWTCLIGGVLFAVVTVVFGDILGDIFGGFFDSLSMDHLDFLQPMILVGGITVFGGSGIMLNQYTFLEPIPVAMISVMISAAVSILVYFSYVKPMKNSENSSGFSIKDLVGKIGEVTVPIPVGGYGEVLLKVGASNTNQIAATLEQAEIPAGVKVVVGETRDGVLYVFRYEL
- a CDS encoding PspA/IM30 family protein — translated: MGLFKRFSDNIRANLNSLLDKAEDPEKMLDQYLRDMEEDISDAEGSVARQLAVTWKFKAQLDDALAMVEKREAQAVEALKKEREDLARKALEDKNVNKAKAENYRLQYENGQAMAEQLKSELKEMKIEYDKLRLKRDTLIARVQSAKAQKEIYGAVSGFGKDSTRQNFDRMEDKVLRMEAEAQVAGGLKSRSLDQELESLNHENDIEKELAALKEGLMFSKE
- a CDS encoding D-alanyl-D-alanine carboxypeptidase family protein, with product MKKPNQDFSRAKSKTMRITMLMMTVILLLAGFRYLSTADTSFLLKSAIAETKPESSKSDSSQVNLSTLSTQDLSYVMISPQTNEILQSHNADIQRAPASTLKLITGLIASETLKKTDIIQVGSEVNVEGSRLGLRPGDKISVHELFTALYVNSSNDAAAALAVKISGSIPAFAQKMNEYAAALGCQTTNFTTPHGMPDLDQYTTANDLSKIAVQFLKNEELMEYVKLASAHVQWKDAQGMLREADLYNTNRLLTAYPGDRGLKTGTTTEAGQCLVSYVSRPDGDLLLVLLGSKQRYGDTIKLLDNAWAEQRSEAALKGLVKDPRSLILSPGIF
- a CDS encoding M23 family metallopeptidase; amino-acid sequence: MKIPMKRLLSFVQLSLLILLGVILWQVLHRPPNIAPDVYPYLNSITPTLVKQCIEEKGTSSIPYEDLLAIRSTLSDNEAQALVKQLKDNVAFSKLEWGLLPKGTVKVLLRRHDILKKFTYFQPNIYHFPVSGKFWYDDSFGADREGGARRHEGTDIFGKEGTPIINICGGIIEQLGWNRLGGERVGVRGDDGNYYYYAHLQYIAPELVKGKRIEAGEFIGGMGHTGDALTTPDHLHLGIELPNGQWINPYPFLTVWQMWGETCLD
- the lexA gene encoding transcriptional repressor LexA, whose protein sequence is MYPDLSQRQTKILEFIKAQIRKKGYPPAVREIGEAVGLLSSSTVHGHLQTLEDKGYIRRDPTKPRAIEILDSSSETPEIQKVVQVPIVGHVTAGQPITAIENIEGSFPLSADFVRQDNMFMLRVQGESMIEAGILDGDYIIVRQQNEARNGEIVVALIGDEATVKRFFKERTLIRLQPENSAMEPIYSQDVSILGKVVGVFRTL
- a CDS encoding D-alanine--D-alanine ligase family protein, with translation MDDHKLKVVLLFGGRSGEHEVSLNSAHSIYKAIDRNRYNVETIGISKQGQWFWGVLPEELIKNGFPKPDEAIQVTLVIDPTNPHFISLDGHSLPNQGTFDIIFPVLHGPYGEDGTLQGLLEMANAPYVGSGVLGSSLGMDKDRMKAVFLEKHLPLARYVTLLRSEVLGSMETCLNRIEETIGYPCFVKPANLGSSVGISKAHHREELLDALKTASVFDRKLVIEETIIGREIELSVLGNDTPMASVPGEILPAEEFYTYEAKYSDIGSSLLIPAVLDESVVKKLQVMAVEAFQAVEANGLSRVDFFVTAENEIILNEINTLPGFTEISMYPKMWEATGIPYKELIDRLISLGLERFQDKQNCKISLG
- the lepB gene encoding signal peptidase I — its product is MESSEKPKSSVRFLIELIEIVLIAFALSWVLRTYVIEARKIPTGSMLPTIQLEDRVIVDKFFFKRFDHISPGDIIVFHPPPSAHATDDYIKRVVGLAGDTVEIKNNKTYVNGQPLYEPYLFETTMNDFSMTVVPNDYVFVMGDNRNNSADSREWGFLPVENITGRTLFRYWPIDQIGALAR